From Streptomyces fungicidicus, one genomic window encodes:
- a CDS encoding ABC transporter ATP-binding protein codes for MIEAVGLTKRYGDKTAVYNLSFQVRPGAVTGFLGPNGSGKSTTMRMILGLDNPTAGQVTIGGYPYRRLPNAARQVGALLDAKAVHGGRSARNHLLSLAQLSGIPARRVDEVLGVVGLHDVARRRSKGFSLGMGQRLGIAAALLGDPQVLLFDEPVNGLDPEGILWVRNLMKALAAEGRTVFVSSHLMSEMALTADHLIVIGRGQLLADMSVTEFISANSADFARVRTPDTEPQHREKLSAAITEAGGHVLPEQDGALRVTGLPLPRISDVAHAADVRLWELSPHQASLEEAYMRMTQGAVDYRSTTDQRQGLQQPLPPGAQPPMPVPGQGQPGWYAPPPPQQGGQPFAAPQGAPVQAPAGPYGAPGAPGAAPGAPAPNPYAQHAPQAPQAPQAPAVPPAAPPAAPAAAPTKPEDAR; via the coding sequence ATGATCGAGGCAGTCGGCCTGACCAAGCGGTACGGCGACAAGACCGCTGTGTACAACCTTTCCTTCCAGGTACGGCCCGGCGCCGTCACCGGGTTCCTGGGTCCGAACGGCTCGGGCAAGTCGACGACGATGCGGATGATCCTCGGCCTCGACAACCCCACCGCGGGACAGGTGACGATCGGCGGCTACCCCTACCGGAGGCTGCCCAACGCCGCCCGTCAGGTCGGCGCGCTGCTGGACGCCAAGGCGGTGCACGGCGGCCGGTCCGCCCGCAACCACCTGCTGAGCCTGGCCCAGCTGTCGGGCATCCCGGCCCGCCGCGTGGACGAGGTGCTGGGCGTGGTCGGCCTGCACGACGTGGCGCGCAGACGGTCCAAGGGCTTCTCCCTCGGCATGGGCCAGCGCCTCGGCATCGCCGCCGCGCTGCTCGGCGACCCCCAGGTGCTGCTGTTCGACGAGCCGGTCAACGGCCTCGACCCCGAGGGCATCCTCTGGGTGCGCAACCTGATGAAGGCGCTGGCCGCCGAGGGCCGCACGGTCTTCGTCTCCTCCCACCTGATGAGCGAGATGGCGCTGACCGCCGACCACCTCATCGTCATCGGTCGCGGACAGCTGCTCGCCGACATGAGCGTGACGGAGTTCATCTCCGCCAACTCCGCCGACTTCGCCCGGGTGCGCACCCCCGACACCGAGCCGCAGCACCGCGAGAAGCTGTCGGCCGCGATCACCGAGGCCGGCGGCCATGTGCTGCCCGAGCAGGACGGCGCGCTGCGGGTGACGGGACTGCCGCTGCCGCGCATCAGCGACGTCGCCCACGCCGCCGACGTACGGCTGTGGGAGCTCTCGCCGCACCAGGCCTCGCTGGAGGAGGCGTACATGCGGATGACGCAGGGCGCCGTCGACTACCGGTCGACGACCGACCAGCGGCAGGGGCTCCAGCAGCCGCTGCCGCCGGGCGCGCAGCCGCCGATGCCGGTGCCGGGACAGGGCCAGCCCGGCTGGTACGCGCCGCCGCCGCCCCAGCAGGGCGGTCAGCCGTTCGCCGCGCCGCAGGGCGCGCCGGTCCAGGCCCCCGCGGGCCCGTACGGCGCTCCGGGCGCCCCCGGAGCGGCCCCGGGCGCCCCCGCGCCCAACCCGTACGCGCAGCACGCCCCGCAGGCGCCCCAGGCGCCGCAGGCCCCGGCGGTCCCGCCCGCCGCGCCCCCGGCCGCTCCCGCCGCGGCCCCGACCAAGCCCGAGGACGCCCGATGA
- a CDS encoding ABC transporter permease — MAAAQVVRSEWTKIRSVASTVWTLSLAVVVTIALGMLISALSKNEFDTMSARDRLSFDPTFISFAGMSLGQLAMIVFGVLVVSNEYSTGMIRASLAAVPRRGTFLFSKLAVATALALVVAMATSFAAFFLGQAMLGEHRASLGDDGVLRAVIGGGLYMTLIALFSMGVAAMLRSPMLSLGILMPFFFLISNILGNVDVTKKVGRFLPDQAGSKIMQVVPPLDDDTPYGPWGGLGIMALWVLAAVAGGYVLLRRRDAQ; from the coding sequence ATGGCGGCAGCACAGGTCGTCCGGTCGGAGTGGACCAAGATCCGGTCGGTGGCGTCCACGGTGTGGACGCTCTCCCTGGCGGTGGTCGTCACCATCGCGCTCGGCATGCTGATCTCGGCGCTGTCGAAGAACGAGTTCGACACCATGAGCGCCCGGGACCGGCTCTCCTTCGACCCGACCTTCATCAGCTTCGCCGGGATGAGCCTCGGACAGCTGGCGATGATCGTGTTCGGGGTGCTGGTGGTGTCGAACGAGTACAGCACCGGCATGATCCGCGCCTCGCTCGCCGCGGTCCCGCGGCGCGGCACGTTCCTGTTCAGCAAGCTGGCGGTGGCCACGGCGCTCGCCCTCGTGGTCGCGATGGCCACCAGTTTCGCCGCGTTCTTCCTGGGCCAGGCGATGCTCGGCGAGCACCGGGCGTCCCTCGGGGACGACGGGGTGCTGCGGGCGGTGATCGGCGGCGGCCTCTACATGACGCTGATCGCGCTGTTCTCGATGGGCGTCGCGGCGATGCTGCGCTCCCCCATGCTGTCGCTGGGTATCCTGATGCCGTTCTTCTTCCTGATCTCCAACATCCTCGGCAACGTCGACGTCACCAAGAAGGTCGGCCGGTTCCTGCCCGACCAGGCGGGCAGCAAGATCATGCAGGTGGTGCCGCCCCTGGACGACGACACCCCGTACGGGCCCTGGGGCGGCCTGGGCATCATGGCGCTGTGGGTGCTCGCCGCGGTCGCCGGGGGCTACGTACTGCTGAGGAGGCGGGACGCGCAGTGA
- a CDS encoding ABC transporter ATP-binding protein produces the protein MIELEGLTKRYGEKVAVDDLTFTVRPGIVTGFLGPNGAGKSTTMRMILGLDHPTAGDVRIDGTHYDRLTDPLTYIGALLEAKGVHPGRSAYNHLLCLAQSNGIPDRRVREVLDTVGLTAVARKKAKGFSLGMGQRLGIAAALLGDPRILMFDEPVNGLDPEGIHWIRTLMKSLAAQGRTVFVSSHLMSEMALTADHLVVIGQGRLLADTSMAEFIEHNSRSYVRVRTPQRERLLDVLHQSGITAVEDEDGALEVDGSKAEYIGELASRHQLVLHELSPQQASLEEAFMRLTAESVEYHAHTGAGTPEPPQRWGADWERG, from the coding sequence ATGATCGAGCTCGAGGGGCTGACCAAGCGGTACGGCGAGAAGGTGGCGGTCGACGATCTGACCTTCACCGTCAGACCGGGCATCGTCACGGGCTTCCTCGGCCCGAACGGCGCCGGCAAGTCGACCACCATGCGGATGATCCTGGGCCTCGACCACCCGACCGCCGGGGACGTGCGGATCGACGGCACGCACTACGACCGGCTGACGGACCCGCTGACGTACATCGGCGCCCTGCTGGAGGCCAAGGGCGTGCACCCCGGCCGCAGCGCCTACAACCATCTGCTGTGCCTCGCGCAGAGCAACGGCATCCCGGACCGGCGGGTGCGCGAGGTACTGGACACGGTCGGGCTGACAGCGGTGGCGCGGAAGAAGGCCAAGGGGTTCTCGCTCGGCATGGGGCAGCGGCTCGGCATCGCGGCCGCGCTGCTGGGCGACCCGCGGATCCTGATGTTCGACGAGCCGGTCAACGGCCTCGACCCCGAGGGCATCCACTGGATCCGCACCCTGATGAAGTCCCTCGCCGCCCAGGGCCGTACGGTCTTCGTCTCCTCCCACCTGATGAGCGAGATGGCGCTGACCGCCGACCACCTCGTGGTGATCGGCCAGGGCCGGCTGCTCGCCGACACCTCGATGGCCGAGTTCATCGAGCACAACTCCCGCTCCTACGTCCGGGTCCGCACCCCGCAGCGCGAGCGGCTGCTGGACGTGCTGCACCAGTCCGGGATCACCGCCGTGGAGGACGAAGACGGGGCGCTGGAGGTGGACGGCTCCAAGGCCGAGTACATCGGGGAGCTGGCCTCCCGGCACCAGCTGGTGCTGCACGAGCTGAGCCCGCAGCAGGCGTCCCTGGAGGAGGCGTTCATGCGGTTGACCGCGGAGTCGGTGGAGTACCACGCGCACACCGGCGCCGGCACGCCCGAGCCCCCGCAGCGGTGGGGCGCCGACTGGGAGAGGGGCTGA
- a CDS encoding coiled-coil domain-containing protein yields the protein MSDTSPYGFELVRRGYDRAQVDERISKLVSDRDSALARITALEKRIEELHLETQNAQAQVNDAEPSYAGLGARVEKILRLAEEEAKDLREEARRAAEQHRELAESAAQQVRNDAESYAAERKAKAEDEGVRIVEKAQGEASQLRSDAQKDAQSKREEADALFEETRAKAAQAAADFETNLAKRREQSERDLASRQQKAEKRLAEIEHRAEQLRLEAEKLRTDAERRARQTVETAQRQAEDIVADANAKADRIRSESERELAALTNRRDSINAQLTNVREMLATLTGAAVAATGAPATDDEPISRGVPAQQSR from the coding sequence ATGAGCGACACTTCCCCCTACGGCTTCGAGCTTGTGCGGCGTGGGTACGACCGCGCTCAGGTGGACGAACGGATCTCCAAGCTCGTCTCCGACCGTGACAGCGCTCTCGCCCGCATCACCGCTCTGGAAAAGCGCATCGAGGAGCTTCACCTCGAGACGCAGAACGCCCAGGCCCAGGTCAACGACGCCGAGCCGTCGTACGCGGGTCTCGGCGCGCGCGTGGAGAAGATCCTCCGCCTCGCCGAGGAGGAGGCGAAGGACCTGCGCGAGGAGGCCCGTCGCGCGGCGGAGCAGCACCGCGAGCTCGCCGAGTCGGCCGCCCAGCAGGTGCGCAACGACGCCGAGTCGTACGCGGCCGAGCGCAAGGCGAAGGCCGAGGACGAGGGCGTCCGGATCGTCGAGAAGGCTCAGGGCGAGGCGTCCCAGCTACGCTCCGACGCGCAGAAGGACGCGCAGTCCAAGCGGGAGGAGGCGGACGCCCTCTTCGAGGAGACCCGCGCCAAGGCCGCGCAGGCCGCCGCCGACTTCGAGACGAACCTCGCCAAGCGCCGCGAGCAGTCCGAGCGCGACCTCGCGTCGCGTCAGCAGAAGGCCGAGAAGCGCCTCGCGGAGATCGAGCACCGCGCGGAGCAGCTGCGCCTGGAGGCCGAGAAGCTGCGCACCGACGCCGAGCGCCGTGCCCGCCAGACGGTGGAGACGGCCCAGCGTCAGGCGGAGGACATCGTGGCCGACGCCAACGCCAAGGCCGACCGGATCCGTTCGGAATCGGAGCGCGAGCTCGCGGCGCTGACCAACCGCCGCGACTCGATCAACGCCCAGCTCACCAACGTCCGCGAGATGCTGGCGACGCTCACGGGTGCCGCGGTGGCCGCCACCGGCGCTCCCGCCACGGACGACGAGCCGATCTCCCGCGGGGTTCCGGCCCAGCAGTCCCGGTAA
- the scy gene encoding polarized growth protein Scy — MRGYESQEREPAADVDHLSRFEAEMKRLRTEREKAIQHAEDLGYQVEVLRAKLHEARRTIMSRPAYDGGDLGYQAEQLLRNAQLQADQLRADAERELSQARAQTQRILQEHAEQAARLQAELHQEAVTRRQQLDQELAERRQTVEAHVNENVSWAEQLRARTEQQARRLLEESRAETEQALAAARAEAERLTSEARQRLQSEAESARAEAEQILRRARTDAERLLNAASTQAQEATDHAEQLRTSTASESDSARRQAQELGRAAEQRLSEADTALREARAEAEKVLAEAKESAAKALSSAESANETRTRTAKEQVARLVSEATKEAESTKADAEQLVADARAEAEKIVAEAAEKARTLTAEESATQLSKAAKTAEDVLNKASEEAKRTTKAAAEEAERIRREAETEADRLRAEAHDISEQLKGAAKDDTKEYRAKTVELQEEARRLRGEAEQLRADAVAEGEKIRAEARKEAVAQIEEAARSAEELLAKAKADADELRSNAQTDSEKVRTEAIERATTLRRQAEETLERTRKEAERHRADVVEQADALKEDAERAARELREETERAVEARRTEAAGELTRLHTEAEERLAAAEQALSDAREEAARIRREASEEAERLRAEAAERIRALQQQAEAEAERLRDEAAADASASRAEGESVAVRLRSEAAAEAERLKSEAQDSADRMRAEAQAAAERIGAEASETLAAAQEEAARRRREAEELLGAARQEAGQERERAREQSEELLASARTRVEEAQAEAVRLVEEADRRATEMVSAAEQHAQQVRDSVAGLHEQAQEEIAGLRSAAEHSADRTRREAEEEADRVRTDAYAERERASEDAGRLRREARDETEAAKTLAERTVSEAITEAERIRAEVSDHAQRVRTEASDAIAEAEQAASRTRADAREDANRIRSDAATQADTLITEARSEAERLTDETLAETDRLRTGTVAEAERVRAESVAKAEKLIADATGDAERLRAEAAETVGSAQQHAERVRQEAERVRAGAESDAERMVSAAREEAERTLDEARKDANKRRSEAAEQVDTLITETTAEADKLLTEAQQQAQKTTADAEAQADSMVGAARTEADRLVSQATVEGNSRVEKARTDADELLVGARRDATQIRERAEELRDRITGEIEELHERARREAAETMKSTGDRCDALIKAAEEQLAKAEAKAKEIVSEANSEAGKVRIAAVKKAEGLLKEAEQKKASLVKEAEELKAEAVREARRTVEEGKRELEVLVRRREDINTEISRVQDVLEALESFEAPGGAKDNGVKAGAAAGAPRTGGKSSDS; from the coding sequence GTGCGGGGCTACGAGAGCCAGGAGCGAGAGCCGGCGGCTGACGTCGACCACCTCTCTCGGTTCGAAGCCGAGATGAAGCGGCTGAGGACGGAGCGGGAAAAGGCGATCCAGCACGCCGAGGACCTCGGCTACCAGGTCGAGGTGCTGCGCGCGAAGCTGCACGAGGCGCGGCGCACCATCATGTCCCGGCCCGCGTACGACGGCGGTGACCTCGGCTACCAGGCCGAGCAGTTGCTGCGGAACGCCCAGCTGCAGGCCGACCAGCTCCGCGCGGACGCCGAGCGGGAGCTGAGCCAGGCGCGGGCGCAGACCCAGCGGATCCTCCAGGAGCACGCGGAGCAGGCGGCCCGGCTCCAGGCGGAGCTGCACCAGGAGGCGGTGACCCGGCGCCAGCAGCTCGACCAGGAGCTGGCGGAGCGCCGGCAGACCGTCGAGGCGCACGTCAACGAGAACGTGTCGTGGGCGGAGCAGTTGCGCGCCCGCACCGAGCAGCAGGCCCGCCGGCTCCTGGAGGAGTCCCGCGCGGAGACCGAGCAGGCGCTGGCCGCCGCCCGCGCGGAGGCGGAGCGGCTGACCTCCGAGGCCCGGCAGCGGCTGCAGAGCGAGGCCGAGTCGGCCCGCGCGGAGGCCGAGCAGATCCTGCGCCGGGCCCGCACGGACGCCGAGCGCCTGCTGAACGCCGCGTCCACCCAGGCCCAGGAGGCCACCGACCACGCCGAGCAGCTGCGCACGTCCACGGCGAGCGAGTCGGACTCCGCGCGCCGTCAGGCGCAGGAGCTCGGCAGGGCCGCCGAGCAGCGGCTGTCCGAGGCGGACACCGCGCTGCGCGAGGCCCGCGCCGAGGCGGAGAAGGTGCTCGCCGAGGCGAAGGAGTCCGCCGCGAAGGCGCTCTCCTCCGCCGAGTCCGCCAACGAGACCCGTACGCGCACCGCCAAGGAACAGGTGGCGCGGCTGGTCAGCGAGGCGACCAAGGAGGCCGAGTCCACCAAGGCGGACGCCGAGCAGCTGGTCGCGGACGCCCGCGCGGAGGCCGAGAAGATCGTCGCCGAGGCCGCCGAGAAGGCCCGCACGCTCACCGCCGAGGAGTCCGCCACCCAGCTCTCCAAGGCGGCCAAGACCGCCGAGGACGTGCTCAACAAGGCGTCCGAGGAGGCCAAGCGGACCACCAAGGCGGCGGCCGAGGAGGCCGAGCGGATCCGCCGGGAGGCCGAGACCGAGGCGGACCGGCTGCGCGCCGAGGCGCACGACATCTCCGAGCAGCTCAAGGGCGCGGCGAAGGACGACACCAAGGAGTACCGCGCCAAGACGGTCGAGCTGCAGGAGGAGGCCCGCCGGCTGCGCGGCGAGGCCGAGCAGCTGCGCGCCGACGCGGTCGCCGAGGGCGAGAAGATCCGCGCGGAGGCCCGCAAGGAGGCCGTGGCGCAGATCGAGGAGGCGGCGAGGTCCGCCGAGGAACTGCTCGCCAAGGCGAAGGCGGACGCCGACGAGCTGCGGTCGAACGCGCAGACGGACAGCGAGAAGGTGCGCACCGAGGCCATCGAGCGCGCCACGACGCTGCGCCGGCAGGCCGAGGAGACGCTGGAGCGCACCCGCAAGGAGGCCGAGCGGCACCGCGCGGACGTCGTCGAGCAGGCCGACGCGCTCAAGGAGGACGCCGAACGGGCCGCGCGCGAGCTGCGCGAGGAGACCGAGCGGGCCGTGGAGGCCCGCCGCACGGAGGCCGCGGGCGAACTGACCCGGCTGCACACCGAGGCCGAGGAGCGGCTCGCCGCCGCCGAACAGGCGCTGAGCGACGCGCGTGAGGAGGCCGCCCGGATCCGCCGGGAGGCGTCCGAGGAGGCCGAGCGGCTGCGCGCGGAGGCCGCCGAGCGGATCCGTGCGCTCCAGCAGCAGGCGGAGGCGGAGGCCGAACGGCTGCGCGACGAGGCCGCCGCGGACGCCTCGGCGTCCCGCGCGGAGGGCGAGTCCGTCGCCGTACGGCTGCGTTCGGAGGCCGCCGCCGAGGCGGAGCGGCTGAAGTCGGAGGCGCAGGACAGCGCCGACCGGATGCGCGCGGAGGCGCAGGCCGCCGCCGAGCGGATCGGCGCCGAGGCGTCGGAGACGCTGGCCGCCGCCCAGGAGGAGGCCGCCCGGCGGCGCCGCGAGGCCGAGGAACTCCTCGGCGCGGCGCGGCAGGAGGCCGGCCAGGAGCGCGAGCGGGCGCGGGAGCAGAGCGAGGAGCTGCTGGCCTCGGCCCGCACGCGGGTGGAGGAGGCGCAGGCCGAGGCCGTACGCCTGGTCGAGGAGGCGGACCGGCGCGCCACCGAGATGGTGTCGGCGGCCGAGCAGCACGCCCAGCAGGTGCGGGACTCCGTCGCGGGGCTGCACGAGCAGGCGCAGGAGGAGATCGCCGGGCTGCGTTCCGCCGCCGAGCACTCGGCGGACCGGACCCGCCGCGAGGCCGAGGAGGAGGCCGACCGGGTCCGCACCGACGCCTACGCGGAGCGGGAGCGGGCGTCCGAGGACGCGGGCCGGCTGCGGCGCGAGGCGCGGGACGAGACGGAGGCCGCGAAGACGCTGGCCGAGCGGACGGTGTCCGAGGCCATCACGGAGGCCGAACGGATCCGCGCGGAGGTGTCCGACCACGCCCAGCGGGTGCGCACGGAGGCGTCGGACGCGATCGCGGAGGCCGAGCAGGCGGCGTCGCGCACCCGGGCGGACGCCCGGGAGGACGCCAACCGGATCCGCTCGGACGCGGCGACGCAGGCGGACACGCTCATCACCGAGGCCCGCAGCGAGGCCGAGCGGCTCACCGACGAGACCCTGGCGGAGACCGACCGGCTGCGCACCGGGACGGTCGCCGAGGCCGAACGGGTGCGCGCGGAGTCGGTCGCCAAGGCGGAGAAGCTGATCGCGGACGCCACCGGGGACGCGGAGCGGCTGCGCGCCGAGGCCGCGGAGACGGTCGGCTCGGCGCAGCAGCACGCGGAGCGGGTCCGTCAGGAGGCCGAGCGGGTCAGGGCCGGCGCGGAGTCGGACGCCGAGCGGATGGTGTCGGCGGCGCGCGAGGAGGCGGAGCGGACGCTGGACGAGGCCCGCAAGGACGCCAACAAGCGGCGCTCCGAGGCGGCCGAGCAGGTGGACACGCTCATCACGGAGACCACCGCCGAGGCGGACAAGCTGCTCACCGAGGCGCAGCAGCAGGCGCAGAAGACGACGGCGGACGCCGAGGCGCAGGCGGACTCGATGGTCGGCGCGGCCCGCACCGAGGCGGACCGGCTGGTCTCCCAGGCGACCGTCGAGGGCAACTCGCGGGTGGAGAAGGCCCGTACGGACGCGGACGAGCTGCTGGTCGGCGCACGCCGGGACGCGACGCAGATCCGGGAGCGCGCGGAGGAGCTGCGCGACCGCATCACCGGTGAGATCGAGGAGCTGCACGAGCGGGCCCGCCGTGAGGCGGCGGAGACGATGAAGTCGACGGGCGACCGGTGCGACGCGCTCATCAAGGCCGCCGAGGAGCAGCTGGCCAAGGCGGAGGCGAAGGCCAAGGAGATCGTGTCCGAGGCCAACTCCGAGGCGGGCAAGGTGCGCATCGCCGCCGTGAAGAAGGCCGAGGGCCTGCTCAAGGAGGCGGAGCAGAAGAAGGCCTCGCTGGTGAAGGAGGCCGAGGAGCTGAAGGCCGAGGCGGTCCGCGAGGCGCGGCGCACGGTCGAGGAGGGGAAGCGGGAGCTCGAGGTGCTGGTGCGGCGCCGGGAGGACATCAACACCGAGATCTCCCGGGTGCAGGACGTGCTGGAGGCGCTGGAGTCCTTCGAGGCTCCCGGAGGCGCCAAGGACAACGGGGTCAAGGCGGGTGCCGCGGCCGGTGCGCCCCGCACCGGCGGCAAGTCATCCGATAGCTAG
- the mce gene encoding methylmalonyl-CoA epimerase: MLTRIDHIGIACFDLDRTVEFYRATYGFEVFHSEVNEEQGVREAMLKINDTSDGGASYLQLLEPTREDSTVAKWLAKNGEGVHHIAFGTADVDAEAAGIKDKGVRVLYEEPRRGSMGSRITFLHPKDCHGVLTELVTSAAVESSEH, from the coding sequence ATGCTGACGCGAATCGACCACATCGGGATCGCCTGCTTCGACCTGGACAGGACCGTGGAGTTCTACCGGGCCACCTACGGCTTCGAGGTGTTCCACTCCGAGGTCAACGAGGAGCAGGGCGTGCGCGAGGCCATGCTCAAGATCAACGACACCTCCGACGGGGGCGCCTCCTACCTGCAGCTTCTGGAGCCGACCCGCGAGGACTCCACCGTCGCCAAGTGGCTGGCGAAGAACGGCGAGGGGGTCCACCACATCGCTTTCGGTACGGCGGATGTGGACGCGGAGGCCGCCGGCATCAAGGACAAGGGCGTACGCGTTCTGTACGAAGAGCCCCGGCGCGGCTCCATGGGGTCACGAATCACCTTCCTGCACCCCAAGGACTGCCATGGCGTACTGACAGAACTGGTCACTTCGGCGGCTGTTGAGTCATCGGAGCACTGA
- a CDS encoding acetyl-CoA C-acetyltransferase, whose product MSSATSASSATNGTTSVIVAGARTPMGRLLGSLKSFSGADLGGFAIKAALDRAGIGGDQVQYVIMGQVLQAGAGQIPARQAAVKAGIPMNVPALTINKVCLSGLDAIALADQLIRAGEFDVVVAGGQESMTNAPHLLPKSREGYKYGAVQMLDAMAHDGLTDSFENIAMGESTEKHNTRLGIARPEQDEIAALSHQRAAAAQKNGIYEAEITPVEIPQRKGDPVLFSKDEGIRGDTTTESLGKLRPAFSKDGTITAGTSSQISDGAAAVVVMSKAKAQELGLDWIAEIGAHGNVAGPDNSLQSQPSNAIRHALKKEGLEVSDLDLIEINEAFAAVAVQSMKDLGVSTEKVNVNGGAIALGHPIGMSGARLVLHLALELKRRGGGVGAAALCGGGGQGDALIVRVPRA is encoded by the coding sequence ATGTCTTCCGCAACTTCCGCATCATCCGCAACGAACGGCACCACCTCCGTCATCGTCGCGGGCGCCCGCACCCCCATGGGGCGGCTGCTCGGCTCGCTGAAGTCCTTCTCCGGGGCCGACCTCGGCGGCTTCGCGATCAAGGCCGCCCTCGACCGTGCGGGGATCGGCGGCGACCAGGTCCAGTACGTGATCATGGGCCAGGTGCTCCAGGCCGGCGCGGGCCAGATCCCGGCCCGCCAGGCCGCCGTCAAGGCCGGCATCCCGATGAACGTCCCGGCGCTCACCATCAACAAGGTGTGCCTCTCCGGCCTCGACGCGATCGCGCTGGCCGACCAGCTGATCCGGGCCGGCGAGTTCGACGTGGTCGTGGCCGGCGGCCAGGAGTCCATGACCAACGCCCCGCACCTGCTCCCGAAGTCCCGCGAGGGCTACAAGTACGGCGCGGTGCAGATGCTCGACGCCATGGCGCACGACGGGCTGACCGACTCCTTCGAGAACATCGCCATGGGCGAGTCCACGGAGAAGCACAACACCCGCCTCGGCATCGCCCGCCCCGAGCAGGACGAGATCGCCGCGCTGTCCCACCAGCGCGCCGCCGCCGCCCAGAAGAACGGCATCTACGAGGCCGAGATCACCCCGGTCGAGATCCCGCAGCGCAAGGGCGACCCGGTCCTCTTCAGCAAGGACGAGGGCATCCGCGGCGACACCACCACCGAGTCCCTCGGCAAGCTGCGCCCGGCGTTCTCGAAGGACGGCACGATCACCGCGGGCACCTCCTCGCAGATCTCGGACGGCGCGGCGGCCGTGGTCGTGATGAGCAAGGCCAAGGCGCAGGAGCTGGGCCTGGACTGGATCGCCGAGATCGGCGCCCACGGCAACGTGGCCGGTCCCGACAACTCCCTCCAGTCGCAGCCGTCCAACGCGATCCGGCACGCGCTGAAGAAGGAGGGCCTGGAGGTCTCCGACCTCGACCTCATCGAGATCAACGAGGCCTTCGCGGCGGTCGCCGTGCAGTCAATGAAGGATCTCGGCGTTTCCACCGAAAAGGTGAACGTCAACGGCGGCGCCATCGCCCTGGGTCACCCGATCGGGATGTCCGGAGCCCGGCTGGTGCTGCACCTGGCGCTGGAGCTGAAGCGGCGTGGCGGCGGCGTCGGCGCGGCGGCGCTGTGCGGCGGCGGCGGCCAGGGCGACGCGCTGATCGTGCGGGTGCCCAGGGCCTGA
- the meaB gene encoding methylmalonyl Co-A mutase-associated GTPase MeaB, which translates to MQDVSSLVAQAREGRPRAVARLISLVEGASPQLREVMAALAPLTGNAYVVGLTGSPGVGKSTSTSALVTAYRKQGRRVGVLAVDPSSPFSGGALLGDRVRMSEHASDPGVYIRSMATRGHLGGLAWAAPQAIRVLDAAGCDVILVETVGVGQSEVEIASQADTSVVLLAPGMGDGIQAAKAGILEIGDVYVVNKADRDGADATARELNHMLGLGESRAPGDWRPPIVKTVAARAEGVDEVVEALEKHRAWMEEHGVLTARRLSRASREVETIAVTALRERIGDLHGDRRLDALAERIIAGDLDPYRAADELVKGLTSTNPSGVH; encoded by the coding sequence ATGCAGGACGTCTCCTCGCTGGTCGCCCAGGCCAGGGAAGGCAGGCCGCGGGCCGTGGCCCGGCTGATCTCCCTGGTGGAGGGGGCGTCCCCGCAGCTGAGGGAGGTCATGGCGGCCCTGGCGCCGCTCACCGGCAACGCGTACGTGGTGGGCCTCACCGGCTCTCCGGGCGTCGGCAAGTCCACGTCGACCTCGGCCCTGGTGACGGCGTACCGCAAGCAGGGCAGGCGGGTCGGCGTCCTGGCCGTCGACCCGTCGTCCCCCTTCTCGGGCGGCGCCCTGCTGGGTGACCGCGTCCGCATGTCGGAGCACGCCTCCGACCCGGGCGTCTACATCCGCTCCATGGCCACGCGGGGCCATCTGGGCGGCCTCGCCTGGGCCGCGCCGCAGGCCATCCGCGTCCTGGACGCGGCGGGCTGCGACGTGATCCTGGTCGAGACGGTGGGCGTGGGCCAGTCGGAGGTGGAGATCGCCTCCCAGGCCGACACCTCCGTGGTCCTGCTGGCCCCCGGCATGGGCGACGGCATCCAGGCGGCGAAGGCCGGAATCCTGGAGATCGGCGACGTCTACGTCGTCAACAAGGCCGACCGCGACGGCGCCGACGCCACCGCCCGCGAGCTGAACCACATGCTGGGCCTCGGCGAGTCCCGCGCCCCCGGCGACTGGCGGCCCCCGATCGTCAAGACGGTCGCCGCCCGCGCGGAGGGCGTCGACGAGGTCGTCGAGGCGCTGGAGAAGCACCGCGCGTGGATGGAGGAGCACGGCGTCCTGACGGCCCGCCGCCTGTCCCGCGCCTCCCGCGAGGTCGAGACCATCGCGGTGACGGCCCTGCGCGAACGCATCGGCGACCTCCACGGCGACCGCCGCCTGGACGCACTGGCCGAACGCATCATCGCCGGCGACCTGGACCCGTACCGCGCCGCGGACGAACTGGTGAAGGGCCTGACCTCGACAAACCCGTCGGGCGTGCATTAG